In one window of Frigoriglobus tundricola DNA:
- a CDS encoding DUF2254 domain-containing protein: protein MRRLVALHHLLFRFRGGFLVRPVLIALGLGAFGAVLSAVEEAVPAVGRLVPRVLFPSSSDPQVAQVILACVATSTMTIVSIVFAILLMTLTLASMQFSPRIIVSFIQDRVTQQTLGMFLGTFAYCLAALPATRSLPYPFVPVATVFGAMILALASVGWLLFFIHHVSQAISVNHIVDRIAWETEAVIDEMMPSPRRAGSREEEPVPAEAPGVPVLNRASGYIRYVDTDRLVALATATGRSIRVLRRVGHFVPAGVPLVLVSGPHPAARTGDDVLAAFEFGPSRTMEQDVEFGVLQIIDIALRAVSPAVNDPSTAISCVDQLSRILIRFASRELPPPVLRGRASAASVSVLWPDFLRLVDVAFEQIRLFSKADLAVNLRMMRALTDIVSTLPDAGWRRALAARGRRIVAGCEPRFEEHELVELRERLASLERAAAEFR from the coding sequence ATGCGCCGACTCGTCGCCTTACACCACCTCTTGTTCCGGTTCCGCGGCGGGTTCCTCGTCCGGCCGGTGCTGATCGCGCTCGGCCTCGGAGCGTTCGGCGCGGTCCTGTCCGCGGTCGAGGAGGCCGTCCCGGCGGTGGGCCGGCTCGTCCCGCGGGTGCTGTTCCCGTCGTCGTCCGACCCCCAAGTGGCGCAGGTCATTCTCGCGTGCGTTGCCACCTCCACGATGACTATCGTGTCGATCGTGTTCGCCATCCTGTTGATGACCCTGACACTGGCCTCGATGCAGTTCTCGCCGCGGATCATCGTGAGCTTCATTCAAGACCGTGTGACCCAGCAGACGCTCGGGATGTTCCTGGGCACCTTCGCTTACTGCCTCGCCGCGCTCCCCGCGACCCGCTCGCTGCCGTACCCGTTCGTTCCGGTCGCCACCGTCTTCGGCGCGATGATCCTGGCCCTCGCGTCGGTCGGCTGGCTCCTGTTCTTCATCCACCACGTTTCCCAGGCGATCAGTGTGAACCACATCGTGGATCGAATCGCCTGGGAGACGGAAGCGGTGATCGACGAGATGATGCCGAGCCCCCGTCGGGCCGGGTCCCGGGAGGAGGAGCCGGTTCCGGCCGAGGCCCCGGGCGTGCCGGTCCTGAACCGGGCTTCGGGGTACATCCGGTACGTCGACACGGACCGTCTGGTCGCCCTCGCGACCGCGACGGGACGTTCGATACGGGTGCTGCGGCGGGTCGGGCACTTTGTTCCGGCGGGGGTGCCCCTGGTGCTCGTTTCGGGACCGCACCCGGCGGCACGAACGGGGGACGATGTCCTCGCCGCCTTCGAGTTCGGCCCGAGCCGGACGATGGAACAAGACGTGGAGTTCGGCGTCTTGCAAATCATTGACATCGCGCTCCGGGCGGTGTCGCCGGCGGTGAACGACCCGAGCACCGCCATCAGTTGCGTCGATCAGCTCAGCCGGATTCTGATCCGGTTCGCGTCACGCGAACTGCCTCCGCCCGTCCTCCGGGGCCGCGCTTCGGCGGCAAGTGTGAGCGTGTTGTGGCCGGATTTCTTACGCCTCGTGGACGTGGCGTTCGAGCAGATTCGACTGTTCTCAAAGGCCGACCTCGCGGTCAACTTGCGGATGATGCGGGCCCTCACAGATATTGTCTCGACCCTCCCGGACGCGGGGTGGCGGCGTGCTCTCGCGGCGCGTGGGCGGCGGATCGTCGCGGGTTGTGAGCCCCGCTTCGAGGAGCACGAACTGGTCGAACTGCGAGAGCGGCTCGCGTCCCTCGAACGGGCTGCCGCCGAGTTCCGATGA
- a CDS encoding sigma-70 family RNA polymerase sigma factor, whose translation MLDPRRGTALYRAAESLARLKEATSDRALLHRFTRDHDPAAFTELLARHGPAVWGVCRRVTRHHADAEDVFQATFLVLARQAARVQKAASVGSWLYGVALRIGRKVRAKGDRVPIPARLTSPAAPLEPPVALSWNEVRGALDEELARLPDRLRAVVLLCYFQGMTQDEAAAELGWTARTVKARVARARELLRARLTRRGIELSAALAVPLLTAELVPAVPGHLLTALAASAAGLARSGSPGTDLSARVVALARTEVPTVSLFRLVVLVTTAAGLLTAGSLIGRPADPAAERDVRLGAAAAPPPTVPEPKLPATGIRIGTKEFRQVGWHTRVFFTDAGKTLMTAGERGTVRFWDVQRGETVHEIDLKGNHHDAAATPDGRLLAVVGYRLPKGNDDAGGDALWLIDAVDRKVRHCIGIPERLGGNHQKVCISDDGKRVVVEHEGDVRIFDTKSGEELMRHKGRINAGTLALSRDGKLIAFGRYDLYLWKWDSGEEPKKFVRVASFGVETAGFTPDGKALLAVSSGGRVASFDVATGRQTATFDLGGTPWKWSFNPDGLALAIVFMESRGQESRGVVLWDPSTGKEIGRLPVGHSNASHVSWSADGTRLAAVTDYRIWAWDVATRKPLGPSSPGHEGYITAFAFGPDGQLYSASDDHTIRSWNPTTGKPGQELIHKAWVRDLAVSDDGSLVAGSALVNDLRIWDAKSGTERFRLLGNGEMGGKRRVRFTPDGKQLIAWGDDLFLRVWDMSTGKLRAEYRTLPEGVTEAELDDERLLALKMMGFAPVDISADGSTFAFCQHKVVQLFDVASGRERSKLEVDPNGIISLALSPDGKRMIVGGRGKPTETRLSNGMTRHSSAKQHQTALWDVAAKKVIWETTSPGSWAIQVGFSPDGKRTAETVSDEDEKTHAVRIWDTESGKELGRIELPSRAGHFAFDRTGQRLAVAYQDTTAACFDLGTALKPANDK comes from the coding sequence ATGTTAGACCCGCGGAGAGGCACGGCCCTTTACCGCGCCGCAGAGTCGCTCGCCCGTTTGAAAGAGGCGACGAGCGACCGGGCCCTCCTCCACCGGTTCACCCGCGACCACGATCCAGCTGCATTCACCGAGTTACTCGCCCGTCACGGCCCGGCCGTTTGGGGCGTGTGCCGTCGGGTGACCCGCCACCATGCGGACGCCGAGGACGTGTTCCAGGCGACGTTTCTGGTTTTGGCGCGGCAGGCGGCGCGGGTGCAGAAAGCCGCCTCTGTCGGAAGTTGGCTCTACGGCGTCGCACTACGTATCGGCCGCAAGGTGCGGGCGAAGGGCGACCGGGTTCCGATTCCCGCTCGCCTCACGTCGCCCGCTGCGCCACTGGAGCCGCCGGTCGCCCTGAGCTGGAACGAGGTCCGTGGGGCGCTTGATGAGGAACTCGCACGGCTCCCCGACCGCCTCCGCGCAGTCGTCTTGCTGTGCTACTTCCAGGGCATGACACAGGACGAGGCCGCGGCCGAACTGGGGTGGACGGCGCGGACGGTCAAGGCCCGCGTCGCCCGCGCGCGGGAACTCTTGCGCGCCCGGCTCACCCGCCGCGGCATCGAGCTGTCCGCCGCCCTGGCGGTGCCGCTCCTCACTGCCGAACTCGTACCCGCAGTCCCGGGGCACCTGCTCACCGCACTCGCGGCATCGGCCGCCGGTCTGGCCCGGAGCGGCTCGCCCGGCACGGATCTATCAGCGCGTGTGGTCGCACTCGCCCGAACGGAGGTTCCCACCGTGTCACTGTTCCGACTCGTCGTTCTGGTCACGACCGCCGCGGGCCTGCTCACCGCCGGTTCACTCATCGGCCGTCCCGCGGACCCCGCCGCCGAACGGGATGTGCGGCTCGGCGCCGCGGCAGCCCCCCCGCCGACCGTGCCGGAGCCGAAGCTCCCTGCCACCGGCATACGCATCGGCACCAAAGAGTTCCGGCAGGTCGGGTGGCACACGCGGGTGTTCTTCACCGACGCCGGCAAGACTCTGATGACCGCCGGCGAGCGCGGAACCGTCCGCTTCTGGGACGTGCAGCGCGGCGAAACGGTTCACGAGATCGATCTCAAGGGGAACCACCACGACGCAGCGGCCACTCCGGACGGCCGCCTCCTCGCGGTCGTGGGCTACCGATTACCCAAGGGCAATGACGACGCCGGCGGGGACGCCCTCTGGCTCATCGATGCTGTGGACCGAAAGGTTCGGCACTGCATCGGGATACCAGAGCGCTTGGGCGGCAATCATCAAAAGGTGTGTATCAGCGACGACGGCAAACGCGTGGTCGTCGAACACGAGGGGGACGTTCGGATCTTCGATACAAAATCCGGCGAGGAACTAATGCGGCACAAGGGCCGGATCAACGCCGGGACGCTCGCCTTGTCACGCGACGGCAAGCTGATCGCGTTCGGGCGCTACGATTTGTACCTCTGGAAGTGGGACTCCGGAGAGGAACCGAAAAAATTCGTCCGTGTCGCCAGTTTTGGGGTCGAAACCGCGGGCTTTACGCCCGACGGCAAGGCCCTCCTCGCAGTGTCCTCCGGCGGCCGGGTGGCGTCGTTCGACGTTGCGACCGGGCGACAGACCGCGACGTTTGACCTCGGTGGTACGCCGTGGAAGTGGTCGTTCAATCCCGACGGGTTGGCACTCGCCATAGTTTTCATGGAATCCAGGGGTCAAGAAAGCCGTGGGGTGGTGCTGTGGGATCCGTCCACCGGCAAGGAAATCGGTCGGTTACCCGTCGGTCACTCGAATGCATCGCACGTCAGTTGGTCGGCAGACGGCACCCGGCTCGCGGCGGTCACGGACTACCGAATCTGGGCGTGGGACGTGGCGACACGGAAGCCGCTCGGCCCCTCCTCACCCGGCCACGAGGGGTACATCACCGCATTCGCTTTCGGGCCGGACGGTCAACTGTACAGTGCCAGCGACGACCACACCATCCGCTCGTGGAACCCGACCACCGGCAAGCCGGGTCAGGAACTGATTCACAAGGCCTGGGTGCGCGACCTGGCTGTCTCGGACGACGGTTCCTTGGTGGCCGGCTCGGCACTCGTCAACGACCTCCGCATCTGGGACGCCAAGAGCGGCACCGAGCGTTTCCGGCTTCTGGGTAACGGTGAAATGGGGGGCAAGCGGCGAGTACGGTTCACACCTGATGGCAAACAGCTCATCGCCTGGGGCGACGACCTCTTTCTGAGAGTGTGGGACATGAGTACCGGCAAGCTCCGTGCCGAGTACCGAACCTTGCCCGAGGGCGTGACCGAGGCCGAACTCGATGACGAGCGGTTGCTCGCCCTCAAGATGATGGGGTTCGCCCCCGTCGACATCAGTGCGGACGGCTCGACCTTCGCTTTCTGCCAGCACAAGGTCGTCCAGCTCTTCGATGTGGCCAGCGGTCGGGAGCGGTCGAAGCTCGAAGTCGATCCGAACGGGATCATCTCACTGGCCCTCTCACCGGACGGCAAGCGGATGATAGTCGGCGGGCGCGGCAAGCCGACCGAGACGCGCCTTTCCAACGGGATGACGCGCCACTCCAGCGCCAAGCAGCACCAGACCGCCCTGTGGGACGTTGCTGCGAAGAAGGTGATCTGGGAAACGACCTCGCCGGGTTCTTGGGCGATCCAGGTCGGGTTCTCGCCGGATGGCAAGCGGACCGCCGAGACCGTGTCGGACGAGGACGAGAAGACGCACGCGGTCCGGATCTGGGACACTGAGTCGGGGAAGGAGTTGGGCCGTATCGAATTGCCGTCGCGCGCCGGCCACTTCGCGTTCGACCGGACCGGCCAGAGGCTGGCCGTCGCCTACCAGGACACCACCGCCGCCTGCTTCGACCTGGGAACCGCACTCAAACCCGCCAACGACAAATAA
- a CDS encoding FG-GAP repeat domain-containing protein — protein MIPFLLVWLLSVTAPGPRPAGLAPDLAPPVHITANGRPIDVERSGHAAPFVGDIDGDGKPDLLVGQFSGGRLRVYRNLGSAREPKFGEFEWFKASDAPGTIEPG, from the coding sequence ATGATCCCGTTCTTGCTCGTCTGGCTCCTATCCGTCACCGCTCCGGGGCCGCGACCGGCCGGACTCGCTCCGGACCTCGCCCCGCCGGTGCATATCACGGCGAATGGCAGGCCCATCGACGTGGAGCGCAGCGGACACGCCGCACCCTTTGTCGGTGACATCGACGGCGACGGCAAGCCCGACTTACTGGTCGGGCAGTTCAGCGGCGGCCGGCTCCGGGTCTATCGCAACCTGGGAAGCGCGAGAGAACCGAAATTCGGCGAGTTCGAGTGGTTCAAGGCGAGTGACGCGCCGGGCACCATCGAACCGGGGTGA